One window from the genome of Candidatus Krumholzibacteriia bacterium encodes:
- a CDS encoding DUF4159 domain-containing protein → MGAARSTRPASGELCLLGAIFVLCLGASALPGAAEEPAQEACIHIGRLHYDGGGDWYSNPSSLPNWMVAFQQRTGIVTVHEEVVLRPDDDTLYRFPIVYMNGHGMVKFSEEEAAHLRDWMLRGGFLWADDNYGMDRSFRQEVRRLFPDRELEELPNDHPLYRCYYTLPGLPKIHEHDGKPPQSLVIRDKGRIVLLYTYESDIGDGVEDPEVHKDPPERREAAMRMAVNVLVYALTH, encoded by the coding sequence ATGGGAGCCGCACGGAGCACACGCCCGGCAAGCGGGGAGCTTTGCCTTCTCGGGGCGATTTTCGTTCTCTGCCTGGGAGCCTCGGCCCTCCCCGGTGCGGCCGAGGAACCAGCCCAAGAAGCCTGCATCCACATCGGGCGCCTGCACTACGACGGCGGCGGCGACTGGTACTCCAACCCGAGCTCGCTGCCGAACTGGATGGTCGCCTTCCAGCAGCGGACCGGCATCGTCACGGTGCACGAGGAAGTGGTCCTGCGCCCGGACGATGACACCCTGTACCGCTTTCCCATCGTCTACATGAACGGCCACGGCATGGTGAAGTTCTCCGAGGAGGAAGCCGCGCATCTGCGCGACTGGATGCTGCGTGGCGGCTTCCTCTGGGCCGACGACAACTACGGCATGGATCGCAGCTTCCGCCAGGAAGTCCGCCGGCTCTTTCCGGATCGGGAGCTCGAGGAGCTGCCCAACGATCACCCGCTGTACCGCTGCTACTACACCCTGCCGGGCTTGCCGAAGATCCACGAGCACGACGGCAAGCCGCCGCAGAGCTTGGTGATCCGCGACAAAGGACGGATCGTGCTCCTGTACACCTATGAGTCGGACATCGGTGATGGCGTCGAGGATCCCGAGGTCCACAAAGATCCGCCGGAGCGCCGGGAAGCGGCCATGCGCATGGCCGTCAACGTTCTGGTTTACGCGCTGACGCATTGA
- a CDS encoding DUF4175 family protein, which produces MTTAAGAENKVQERGALLVALLRHGKRRHARRVLLWGGLRIACRLGLGLAALLCLAAVVPILPRPVGWLLGLLFWGGAAALVWRSWLQPLQAVPNLAVFSRLVEERRDFRDMLRAALEFSQRGAPGNTSNDLVAATIDQAYGEASRLDLVRLFAFPQRRRDGVVVGGLALALLALALLAPSVPRRAAQALAFAYPSPASIVYGELEVQSGDVDILAGDDFMVRVVDRGPLAPEMLLRFNDTGDLWKTRALQSQGVGPPYAYEFRFENVRDATSYRFESGKRHTAEHQIRVVQRPSVDRFTLRLVPPAYTRREAQSLEEGRGDAVALVGTRIEIEGTASSPLERGSLLPESDPAAAVTLPGPLRLSLDGATFRAAFTLRGDLRYHFEVEDSLGHGNADPVTYQLSAIEDRPPFVELRAPEADATLPKSLQVELQVHADDDFGISRMTLVSRREREGEDLQETEKRTALVLHDGTAVDPDGKPVGREGAAELLKKHAWDLSTLGLFPGDFVSYWIEVEDNDAISGHKTARTPTYRLRLPSLGELYAELHDQDENRLSEIDRVLEEGKQLQQKYERLSRELKKNPEMDWKKEQEIQKSLEKQKELAEKVGDIAEQLQHEVEKMEEQQLVSSEVAQKMEEIRKLLQEVQDDTLREYMQRLQEAMKQISPDEIQRALEKMELSQEEFLQRLDRTKALLEQLRREQKLDALLERTAELLRQQEELTQRTEALEKGETSRADSSSAQKDGKENTPQQEGERLTQEQSDLAEDSTEMEKELQELQQEMEKAGRQELDKAGEEVQAQKPSEPMRDAAEQLQQQQMQQAQPQQQNAERRLRALYQRLMNAQMAMSAAMAQATLEALQKAARQSLDVSFRQELLTRQAVDNGDAERSGDLARSQQALRAATHKVTADLEAAGKESTQIPRQVTALLVQAMGKMTQGVEGYEKGNALAGRLHGEDAYADLNRAVIELNRSTQGCQGGSGGNPSASRRLGDMVGMQQKLNDATRRLQQSMPTPGQMSPEERAQMSRLLAEQRSIEAELRDIDRQAQDKRDTLGRMDRMLDDMKEVVEDMESDGVDQETLDLQDRIVSRMLDASRSLHKRDYNKERESRSAGDVYSQGGGPLQEDEAHKKLRRDILRALESGTPEEYQELVREYFRAIAEAEEPKLP; this is translated from the coding sequence ATGACCACAGCGGCGGGGGCGGAGAACAAAGTCCAGGAACGCGGCGCCCTGCTCGTGGCGCTGCTGCGTCATGGGAAGCGCCGGCACGCCCGGCGCGTCTTGCTTTGGGGCGGTCTGCGCATCGCCTGCCGCCTGGGACTGGGGCTCGCCGCCCTGCTCTGCCTGGCGGCCGTGGTCCCGATCCTGCCTAGGCCGGTGGGGTGGCTCCTGGGGCTCCTCTTCTGGGGCGGGGCCGCCGCCCTGGTGTGGAGATCCTGGCTGCAACCGCTGCAGGCGGTGCCGAACCTGGCGGTGTTCTCCCGCCTGGTGGAGGAACGGCGGGATTTCCGCGACATGCTGCGCGCGGCCCTCGAGTTCAGCCAGCGCGGTGCCCCCGGCAACACCTCGAACGACCTCGTCGCCGCCACCATCGACCAGGCCTACGGCGAGGCGAGCCGCCTCGATCTGGTGCGGCTCTTCGCTTTCCCCCAGCGGCGCCGGGATGGCGTCGTGGTGGGCGGCCTCGCCCTCGCACTCCTGGCCCTCGCGCTCCTGGCACCCTCGGTGCCGCGGCGCGCCGCGCAGGCCCTCGCCTTCGCTTACCCCTCGCCCGCTTCCATCGTCTACGGCGAGCTCGAGGTGCAAAGCGGCGACGTCGACATCCTCGCCGGCGACGACTTCATGGTGCGGGTGGTCGATCGCGGCCCCTTGGCTCCCGAGATGCTGCTGCGTTTCAACGACACCGGCGACCTGTGGAAGACGCGGGCGCTGCAGTCGCAAGGCGTGGGGCCGCCGTATGCCTACGAGTTCCGCTTCGAAAACGTGCGCGACGCTACCTCCTATCGCTTCGAGAGCGGCAAGCGCCACACCGCGGAGCACCAGATCCGCGTCGTGCAACGCCCCAGCGTCGACCGCTTCACCCTGCGACTGGTGCCGCCGGCCTACACCCGGCGCGAAGCCCAGAGCCTGGAGGAAGGGCGCGGCGACGCCGTCGCCCTCGTCGGCACGCGGATCGAGATCGAAGGCACCGCCTCTTCGCCGCTGGAGCGGGGATCGCTCTTGCCGGAAAGCGATCCCGCGGCGGCGGTGACGCTGCCGGGGCCGCTGCGTCTGTCCCTGGACGGCGCCACCTTCCGCGCCGCTTTCACCTTGCGCGGCGACCTGCGCTATCACTTCGAGGTGGAAGATTCCCTCGGTCACGGCAACGCCGATCCGGTCACCTACCAGCTGAGCGCCATCGAGGACCGCCCGCCCTTCGTGGAACTCCGCGCCCCGGAGGCGGACGCCACCCTGCCCAAGTCGCTGCAGGTGGAGCTCCAGGTGCATGCCGACGACGACTTCGGCATCTCCCGCATGACCCTGGTCTCCCGCCGCGAGCGCGAGGGCGAGGACCTGCAGGAAACCGAGAAGCGCACCGCCCTCGTCCTCCACGACGGCACCGCCGTCGATCCCGACGGCAAGCCCGTGGGCCGGGAGGGCGCGGCGGAACTGCTGAAGAAGCACGCCTGGGACCTGAGCACGCTCGGGCTCTTCCCGGGCGACTTCGTTTCCTACTGGATCGAAGTGGAGGACAACGACGCGATCTCGGGCCACAAGACGGCGCGCACGCCCACCTATCGCCTGCGGCTGCCTTCCCTGGGCGAGCTCTACGCGGAGCTGCACGACCAGGACGAGAACCGCCTGAGCGAGATCGATCGCGTCCTCGAGGAAGGCAAGCAGCTGCAGCAGAAATACGAGCGTCTGTCGCGGGAGCTGAAGAAGAATCCCGAGATGGACTGGAAGAAGGAGCAGGAGATCCAGAAGTCCCTGGAGAAGCAGAAGGAGCTGGCGGAGAAGGTCGGCGACATCGCCGAGCAGCTGCAACACGAGGTCGAGAAGATGGAAGAGCAGCAGCTGGTGAGCTCCGAGGTCGCCCAGAAGATGGAGGAAATCCGCAAGTTGCTCCAGGAGGTCCAGGACGACACGCTGCGCGAATACATGCAGCGCCTCCAAGAGGCGATGAAGCAGATCTCGCCCGACGAGATCCAGCGGGCGCTGGAGAAGATGGAGCTGTCGCAGGAGGAGTTCCTGCAACGCCTCGATCGCACCAAGGCGCTCCTGGAACAGCTGCGGCGCGAGCAGAAGCTGGACGCGCTGCTGGAGCGCACCGCGGAGCTGCTGCGGCAGCAGGAAGAGCTGACCCAGCGCACCGAGGCCCTGGAGAAAGGCGAGACGAGCCGCGCCGATTCGTCCTCCGCTCAGAAGGACGGCAAAGAGAACACGCCGCAGCAGGAAGGCGAGCGCCTGACCCAGGAGCAGTCCGATCTCGCCGAGGACTCCACGGAGATGGAGAAAGAGCTCCAGGAGCTGCAGCAGGAGATGGAAAAGGCCGGGCGGCAGGAGCTCGACAAGGCGGGCGAGGAGGTGCAGGCGCAGAAACCCTCGGAACCCATGCGCGATGCGGCCGAGCAACTGCAGCAGCAGCAGATGCAGCAAGCCCAGCCGCAGCAGCAGAACGCCGAGCGCCGCCTGCGCGCTCTCTACCAGCGTCTCATGAACGCCCAGATGGCGATGAGCGCCGCCATGGCCCAGGCCACGCTGGAGGCCTTGCAGAAGGCCGCCCGGCAATCCCTAGACGTCTCCTTCCGCCAGGAGCTCCTGACCCGCCAGGCGGTGGACAACGGCGACGCCGAGAGGAGCGGCGACCTGGCGCGGTCCCAGCAAGCGCTGCGGGCAGCGACCCACAAGGTGACCGCGGATCTCGAGGCGGCGGGCAAGGAGTCGACCCAGATACCGCGGCAGGTCACGGCGCTCTTGGTGCAGGCGATGGGGAAGATGACTCAGGGAGTGGAGGGCTACGAAAAGGGCAACGCCCTCGCCGGCCGGCTGCACGGTGAGGACGCCTACGCCGATCTGAATCGCGCCGTCATCGAGCTCAACCGCTCCACCCAGGGCTGTCAGGGGGGGAGCGGCGGCAATCCGTCGGCGAGCCGGCGCCTGGGGGATATGGTGGGCATGCAGCAGAAGCTCAACGACGCCACCCGGCGCCTGCAGCAATCCATGCCCACGCCGGGGCAGATGTCGCCAGAGGAGCGGGCCCAGATGTCGCGCCTGCTGGCGGAGCAGCGTTCCATCGAGGCCGAGCTGCGCGACATCGACCGTCAGGCCCAGGACAAGCGCGACACGCTCGGCCGCATGGACCGCATGCTCGACGACATGAAAGAAGTGGTGGAGGACATGGAGAGCGATGGCGTCGACCAGGAGACCTTGGATCTGCAAGATCGCATCGTCTCGCGCATGCTCGACGCCAGCCGCTCCCTGCACAAGCGGGATTACAACAAGGAGAGGGAGAGCCGCAGCGCCGGCGATGTCTACAGCCAGGGTGGCGGCCCTCTGCAAGAGGACGAGGCGCACAAGAAGCTGCGCCGCGATATCTTGCGCGCCCTCGAATCGGGGACTCCGGAGGAATACCAGGAGCTGGTGCGGGAGTACTTCCGCGCCATCGCCGAAGCCGAGGAGCCGAAGCTGCCGTGA
- a CDS encoding tetratricopeptide repeat protein encodes MKRRLLTLAVICLAWAAPAAAQQRGAPPAAPREPTYSAEQQERLHAGMLELRRRQRENDRSGAIEVGEQLRREFPGNRRIEDALLDLYRVERRQDKLIALLAQRIERDPAALDEVRELCTYLLAQRRTHDALEVIQKVIAANPADEARYRLGAGLLRSHGQIDLAAEIYRQGRKAIGREGIFATELAQIAEGRGDYETAISEYLLLVMDPEQRPRARRKIQRLMERADDPKEVLSRIEKLRDHHHDSAALHDVAALAYLQVGKLEEAFAAVKLADRYAEDQGEHLLEFGKLALQHEEGEPVDLKRTRLGVRVLHLLPEAHPQSNLLPEASRLLAEGLVAVARQAPDEASKRELLQEAIRSLDQSAQDSGFASVQRDALALKALILYEDLGQPEAALSTFQELLDHQKTQGEPDQMVRVQMALCLAAMERFDEARKLLVEAASAPADSDPAEAPRPPGMRAQPTVENIGRSRARYHLAELDLAEGKYDQARDGFAALAEEAPEDRLSNDCLDLALTLNEAAFSQDPGLSRFSQYHRAMLRRQPEQARAELEALVTEQPNSSLHALALFELGKNDMTAGKYDSALRRFAALVAGQPQHRLAPRALEATGDLQLEKLQQREQAVATYERILLEYPEDLFQDDVRKKLLAARVETKEEDSATP; translated from the coding sequence GTGAAACGCCGGCTCCTCACCCTGGCGGTCATCTGCCTGGCCTGGGCGGCTCCCGCTGCGGCGCAGCAACGGGGCGCGCCGCCCGCCGCCCCGCGCGAACCGACCTACAGCGCCGAGCAGCAGGAGCGCCTGCATGCCGGGATGCTCGAGCTGCGCCGGCGCCAGCGGGAGAACGATCGGTCCGGGGCCATCGAGGTCGGCGAGCAGCTGCGGCGCGAATTCCCTGGCAACCGTCGGATCGAAGACGCCCTCCTCGACCTCTATCGCGTCGAACGCCGTCAGGACAAGCTGATCGCTCTGCTCGCCCAGCGCATCGAGCGCGATCCCGCCGCCCTGGACGAAGTGCGCGAGCTCTGCACCTACCTGCTGGCGCAACGGCGCACCCACGACGCCCTCGAGGTCATCCAGAAAGTGATCGCCGCCAATCCCGCCGACGAAGCCCGCTACCGCCTGGGGGCGGGGCTGCTGCGCAGCCATGGCCAGATCGATCTCGCCGCCGAGATCTACCGTCAGGGTCGCAAGGCCATCGGCAGGGAAGGGATCTTCGCCACCGAGCTCGCCCAGATTGCAGAGGGGCGAGGCGACTACGAAACCGCCATCAGCGAGTACCTGCTCCTGGTCATGGACCCCGAGCAACGGCCACGGGCGCGGCGCAAGATCCAGCGCCTGATGGAGCGGGCCGACGACCCCAAGGAAGTGCTGTCACGCATCGAGAAGCTCCGCGACCACCACCACGACTCGGCGGCGCTGCACGATGTCGCTGCCCTCGCCTACCTGCAGGTGGGAAAGCTGGAGGAGGCCTTCGCCGCCGTGAAGCTGGCGGACCGGTATGCCGAGGACCAGGGCGAACACCTGCTCGAGTTCGGCAAGCTGGCGCTGCAGCACGAGGAGGGCGAGCCGGTGGACCTGAAGCGCACCCGGCTCGGTGTGCGCGTCCTCCATCTCCTGCCGGAAGCGCATCCACAGAGCAACCTCTTGCCCGAGGCCTCGCGGCTTCTCGCCGAAGGTCTGGTCGCCGTGGCGCGCCAGGCCCCGGACGAAGCCTCGAAGCGCGAGCTCCTCCAGGAGGCCATTCGTTCCCTGGACCAGAGCGCCCAGGACTCGGGTTTCGCCAGCGTGCAGCGCGATGCCTTGGCGCTGAAGGCGCTCATCCTCTACGAGGATCTGGGGCAACCCGAAGCGGCGCTCTCGACTTTCCAGGAGCTGCTCGACCATCAGAAGACCCAAGGCGAGCCGGACCAGATGGTGCGGGTGCAGATGGCGCTCTGCCTGGCCGCCATGGAGCGGTTCGACGAGGCGCGCAAGCTGCTGGTGGAAGCTGCCTCCGCGCCCGCCGACAGCGATCCAGCCGAGGCGCCCCGTCCGCCGGGGATGCGGGCCCAGCCGACGGTGGAGAACATCGGCCGATCCCGGGCGCGCTACCACCTGGCCGAGCTGGATCTCGCCGAGGGGAAGTACGACCAGGCGCGCGACGGCTTCGCGGCGCTCGCCGAAGAAGCGCCGGAAGACCGCCTTTCCAACGACTGCCTCGACCTGGCGCTCACCCTCAACGAAGCGGCCTTCTCTCAGGATCCGGGCTTGAGTCGCTTCAGCCAGTATCATCGGGCCATGCTCCGCCGCCAGCCGGAGCAGGCGCGGGCGGAGCTGGAAGCCCTAGTCACGGAGCAACCCAATTCCTCGCTGCATGCCCTGGCGCTCTTCGAGCTCGGGAAGAACGACATGACCGCAGGGAAATACGACTCCGCCCTGCGTCGCTTCGCCGCGCTGGTGGCGGGGCAGCCGCAGCACCGGCTGGCGCCCCGAGCCCTGGAGGCGACGGGGGACCTGCAGCTCGAGAAGCTGCAGCAGCGCGAGCAGGCGGTCGCCACGTACGAGCGCATTCTCCTGGAGTACCCGGAGGATCTCTTCCAGGACGACGTGAGGAAGAAGCTGCTCGCGGCCCGGGTCGAGACGAAGGAGGAAGACAGTGCCACGCCTTGA
- a CDS encoding asparagine synthetase B, whose amino-acid sequence MLIPMDLQQTNHLKAYGLAFHMLSQGVQVEWLLNYRGGSFLARRHQDLELEARIRGVLYQVTSDADIATIKAEIERENMDVVLLEKPPRLAVYTPPNAQPWDDAVTLALTYAEIPFDKVYDREVLSGELEKYDWLHLHHEDFTGQYGKFFGTYRFESWYQHDVEVNEALAQELGFTKVSEEKKAVARAIWKYAYGGGFVFAMCSATDTIDIALAATGVDIVAPELDHDGITPGFESKLQFGLCFAFENFSLVTNPLVYEFSNIDTSNYARLRGPEADYFTLFEFAAKHDPVPTMLTQCHVSVINGFLGQTTGFRQSLVKKAVVVLAKVEGTDEVKYVHGNVGRGTFTFYGGHDPEDYQHQVGDPPTRLELHVNSPGYRLILNNVLFPAARKKEQKT is encoded by the coding sequence ATGCTGATCCCGATGGACCTGCAGCAGACGAACCACCTGAAGGCTTACGGTCTCGCCTTCCACATGCTGAGCCAGGGTGTGCAGGTGGAGTGGCTGCTCAACTACCGGGGCGGCAGCTTCCTGGCGCGACGCCACCAGGATCTGGAGCTGGAGGCCCGCATCCGCGGCGTGCTCTACCAGGTCACGAGCGACGCGGATATCGCCACCATCAAGGCGGAGATCGAACGGGAGAACATGGACGTGGTCCTGCTCGAAAAGCCGCCACGCCTGGCGGTGTACACCCCGCCCAACGCTCAACCCTGGGATGACGCCGTCACCCTCGCGCTCACCTATGCCGAGATCCCCTTCGACAAGGTCTACGATCGCGAGGTCCTGTCCGGGGAGCTGGAGAAGTACGACTGGTTGCACCTGCACCACGAGGATTTCACCGGGCAGTACGGCAAGTTCTTCGGCACCTACCGCTTCGAGTCCTGGTACCAACACGACGTCGAGGTCAACGAGGCGCTGGCGCAGGAGCTCGGCTTCACCAAGGTCTCGGAGGAGAAGAAGGCGGTGGCCCGGGCGATCTGGAAGTACGCCTACGGCGGGGGCTTCGTCTTCGCCATGTGCTCCGCCACGGATACCATCGACATCGCCCTCGCGGCCACAGGCGTGGACATCGTTGCCCCAGAGCTCGACCACGACGGCATCACCCCGGGCTTCGAGAGCAAGCTGCAGTTCGGACTGTGTTTCGCCTTCGAGAACTTCAGCCTGGTCACGAACCCGCTGGTCTACGAGTTCTCCAACATCGACACGAGCAACTACGCTCGCCTTCGCGGCCCCGAGGCCGACTACTTCACCCTCTTCGAGTTCGCCGCCAAGCACGACCCCGTGCCCACCATGCTGACACAATGTCATGTCAGCGTGATCAACGGCTTCCTCGGACAAACCACCGGCTTCCGCCAGTCGCTGGTGAAGAAGGCCGTGGTCGTGCTCGCCAAGGTGGAGGGGACAGACGAGGTCAAGTACGTGCATGGAAACGTCGGCCGCGGCACCTTCACCTTTTACGGTGGCCACGATCCGGAGGATTACCAGCACCAGGTCGGCGACCCACCGACGCGGCTCGAGCTACACGTCAACTCGCCCGGATACCGGCTCATCCTGAACAACGTCCTCTTCCCGGCGGCGCGGAAGAAGGAGCAGAAGACCTGA
- a CDS encoding CPBP family intramembrane glutamic endopeptidase, protein MHEAPEDHGSEDASSGPPDGEAAASFYDLFGTQALLLLFTGCLLLYFLFQGVLWGGRPGVAVWGLALAPVVGILVPIALVIRSLRRPVRSELWLFPLDGWQGLGVVLAILGTVPLDYALSAANLWFVAPDAEALRFQQNLVPTDAVSLAGGLVAVVVLGPLGEEVLFRALLLGTMGRLLRPWVAAVVVGVLFGMTHLAPWALLPLSLLGIVLGFLVLMTRTLTAAWLGHALFNLIGYLELARTGDVDTPALTRLALQPGVLIGAPLLLGMAFWLLRRGGRDQDDAEPA, encoded by the coding sequence ATGCACGAAGCCCCTGAAGACCACGGGAGCGAGGACGCCTCCAGCGGCCCTCCGGATGGCGAAGCAGCGGCGAGCTTCTACGACCTCTTCGGGACCCAAGCTCTGCTCCTCCTCTTCACCGGGTGCTTGCTGCTCTACTTTCTCTTCCAAGGTGTTCTTTGGGGTGGGCGCCCTGGTGTGGCGGTGTGGGGGCTGGCCCTGGCACCCGTGGTGGGAATCCTGGTCCCTATCGCGCTCGTGATCCGCTCGCTCCGCCGCCCCGTCCGCTCCGAGCTCTGGTTGTTTCCTCTCGATGGGTGGCAGGGCCTCGGCGTGGTCCTCGCGATCCTCGGCACGGTGCCTTTGGATTACGCTCTGAGCGCTGCCAACCTCTGGTTCGTCGCGCCGGACGCGGAGGCACTACGGTTCCAGCAGAATCTGGTGCCCACGGACGCCGTGAGCCTCGCCGGCGGCTTGGTGGCTGTCGTGGTCCTGGGGCCGCTCGGCGAGGAGGTCCTGTTCCGTGCCCTCCTGCTGGGCACCATGGGACGCCTCCTGCGTCCCTGGGTCGCAGCGGTGGTGGTGGGCGTCCTCTTCGGGATGACGCACCTCGCCCCCTGGGCGCTCTTGCCGCTCTCGCTGCTCGGGATCGTTCTCGGCTTCCTCGTCCTCATGACACGCACGCTCACCGCGGCCTGGTTGGGCCACGCGCTCTTCAACCTGATCGGCTACCTGGAGCTGGCCCGGACCGGGGACGTCGACACGCCGGCACTCACCCGCCTGGCTCTCCAGCCGGGTGTGTTGATCGGCGCGCCCTTGCTGCTGGGAATGGCTTTCTGGCTCCTGCGTCGTGGCGGTAGGGATCAGGACGACGCGGAGCCGGCGTGA
- a CDS encoding NAD(P)H-hydrate dehydratase, whose amino-acid sequence MKLVTAQQMQAIDRRTIDGGLVPALVLMENAGAALAREALRLLRRPRGARVEILCGKGNNGGDGLVLARLLAREGVRVCVHLCHPATELSSDARANLSRLRRSKVSINVLKENLAATPAAEPVGRRPRPLLVAADVPGRRDSLASHLVRADLCVDALLGTGAARPLAPAYAGLVDLLNRTSRLTLAVDIPTGVDASSGALLGTAVWADVTVTFGLPKLGLAFHPGRERAGRIEVADIGFPAEVLGDRQNEWSWVDPAWARALLRPLQPTAHKYSRGTVLMVAGSSRFPGAAALAAEAALRTGAGMVHLVVPGSIRDLLEVRLREVIIHPCPEDSEGNCTDAVLDLASTLAKRCDALALGSGIQADDSVRRWMRELLATLALPAVVDADALLALPPPPHPAPRVATPHAGELARWLGLEARLDEKERVTTAAAAATRHQVVVVAKGAPSVVVTPAGEKRVNSTGHTGLATAGSGDVLGGMLGSLLAQGLEAPPAATLAVYLHGLAAELACEQSSPRSLLAGDLLPAIGLAYATLERG is encoded by the coding sequence GTGAAGCTCGTCACGGCGCAACAAATGCAGGCGATCGACCGCCGCACCATCGACGGCGGCCTCGTTCCGGCACTCGTTCTCATGGAGAACGCTGGTGCGGCGCTCGCCCGCGAGGCCCTCCGACTCCTCCGCCGCCCGCGCGGCGCCCGGGTCGAGATCCTGTGCGGGAAGGGAAACAACGGGGGCGACGGCCTCGTTCTCGCCCGGCTCCTGGCCCGCGAGGGGGTGCGGGTGTGCGTGCACCTCTGCCACCCGGCGACCGAGCTCAGCTCCGATGCACGCGCCAACCTTTCCAGACTGCGCCGCTCCAAGGTCAGCATCAACGTCCTGAAGGAGAACTTGGCCGCTACTCCCGCAGCCGAACCGGTCGGCCGGCGACCGCGCCCTCTCCTGGTGGCGGCAGACGTCCCCGGCCGGCGAGACTCCCTCGCCTCACATCTCGTACGGGCCGATCTTTGCGTCGACGCTCTCCTCGGTACCGGGGCAGCCCGCCCGCTCGCACCGGCTTACGCCGGCCTCGTCGATCTCCTCAACCGCACCAGCCGGCTCACCCTCGCGGTGGATATCCCGACCGGGGTCGATGCGAGTTCCGGCGCCCTCCTCGGCACCGCGGTCTGGGCCGACGTCACGGTGACCTTCGGTCTCCCCAAGCTTGGACTGGCCTTCCATCCCGGGCGCGAACGGGCCGGCCGGATCGAGGTGGCCGATATCGGTTTTCCGGCCGAGGTGCTGGGTGACCGGCAGAATGAGTGGTCCTGGGTGGACCCGGCCTGGGCCAGAGCGCTGTTGCGACCGCTGCAGCCCACGGCACACAAGTACTCTCGTGGAACCGTCCTCATGGTGGCAGGCAGTTCCCGCTTCCCAGGTGCGGCGGCGCTCGCTGCCGAGGCGGCGCTCCGCACCGGTGCAGGCATGGTGCATCTCGTCGTTCCCGGTTCCATCCGCGACCTTCTGGAGGTACGGCTCCGCGAGGTGATCATCCACCCCTGTCCCGAGGACTCTGAAGGCAACTGCACCGATGCCGTCCTCGACCTGGCTTCGACGCTTGCGAAGCGATGCGATGCCCTCGCTCTTGGCTCGGGCATCCAGGCGGACGACAGTGTGCGCCGGTGGATGCGAGAGCTGCTGGCGACTCTGGCGCTTCCCGCCGTGGTCGATGCCGATGCCCTCCTGGCGCTCCCGCCCCCACCTCATCCTGCTCCCCGCGTCGCCACACCTCACGCGGGAGAGCTGGCGCGCTGGCTCGGACTCGAGGCGCGCCTCGACGAGAAGGAGCGCGTGACCACGGCAGCTGCAGCCGCCACCCGCCACCAGGTGGTGGTGGTGGCGAAGGGAGCCCCGAGCGTCGTGGTAACACCCGCCGGGGAAAAGCGGGTCAACAGCACCGGACACACCGGACTCGCCACCGCCGGATCGGGGGACGTCTTGGGCGGAATGCTGGGGAGCCTCCTCGCGCAGGGCCTCGAGGCTCCGCCGGCAGCGACGCTCGCGGTGTACCTGCATGGCCTTGCCGCGGAGCTGGCTTGCGAGCAGAGTTCCCCCCGCAGCCTACTGGCTGGAGACCTCCTCCCCGCCATCGGTTTGGCGTACGCCACACTCGAGCGTGGATGA